GGGCGAAACGGTCCTCCTCCCCGAAGCCGCCGGCGTCGAACCACCGGTCCAGCCAGTCGAAGACCGCGCCGAGCGCGTCGAGACGGCGCTCGAATCGGGTTCGCGGGGCTCGGACCTCGGACAGGGCCATTCCTCTCGTTAGCGGGGGGCGCAAAGAATGCCACACTGGAGCGCGCTCAGTCGAGGACTCTCGCGCCCGCCGCGGCGGTCCATCCGAGGTCGACGATGACCGGCAGGTGATCGCTCGCCACCCTCGAGGCCCGCAGTCGGCAGGTCCTCGCGGCGAGGACGCGGAGCGGCCCCCGGACGTACACGCGGTCGAGCCCGCCCGTGGGGGAGAACGACGGGTACGTGCGCAGGCAGCGCCGCCCGTCCGGTGCGCGCTCCGTGGCGCACCGCATGCCGAGCACGCTCACGAACGCGGCGCGGAGCAGGTTCCGCCAGTCGTTGAAGTCCCCGGCCAGGACGCAGGGGCGCTGCGGGTCGAGGGCGGAGAACTCGCGGGCGTGCGCGAGCGCCGCGACCTGCAGGTCGCGCTCGCGGGCGGACAGGCCGAGGTGGAGATTGAAGACCTCGACGTCGCGGGGCGCGCCGTGCGTGGGCAACACGCGGATCGTCGCGTGAAGGCATCCGCGTCGCTTCCGACCCCCGATCGTCAGGTCGATGTTCCGCTCGCGCACGATCGGATGCCGGGAGAGCGTCGCGTTCCCGTACCGGCCCTGGCGCAGTCGCACGTTGTGCCCGACCGCGAGGTGCGGGTAGCCCAGGAGCAGGGCCAGCTCCGCGGCGAGGTTGATGTGTCCGGAGCGGGGGGCGCCGTCGTCGACCTCCTGGAGGATCGCGACGTCCGGGTCGTGGTGCGCGACGATCTCCGCGATGCGGTCGAGCCGGAACCGCCGGTCGACGCCGATGGCGCGGTGGATGTTGTAGGTCAGCACCCGCAGGCGCATGCCTGACCTCCCGGTCCGCCGCCGGGAAAACTATACGCCGGCATCAGACCGCCGGGATCGGGATCCCCGGCCCCGCGGACCGTCGGTCGCGGGCTCGGGCGGCCAGCGCGTCCTGCACCGCGATGCGGGTTTCTCCCGCCGCGGGGCGACGACGGACGTAGGAGCCGTCGGGGCGGCAGTCCCAGGCGGACGCGTTGTCCCGACGGTAGGTCTCGATGATCGCCTCCACCTCGCGCCGCACCTCGGGATCGGCCAGCGGGACGATCGTCTCGACCCGGTTCTCGAGATTGCGTTTCATCCAGTCCGCCGAGCCGATCAGGTACTCCGGATCGCCTCCGTTCTCGAACCGGTAGATCCGGCTGTGCTCGAGGAACCGGCCGACCACGCTCCAGACCCTCACCGTCTCGGAGAGCCCGGGCACACCGGGCCTCAGGCAGCACAGGCCCCGGACGACGAGGTCGATCGGAACCCCCGCCCGGCTCGTCGCGTAGAGCTCGCGCATCACCTCGCGATCCTGCAGCTGGTTCAATTTGGCGAAGATCCCCGAAGGCCGTCCGGCCCGCGCGTGCTCCGCCTCGCGACGCATGCGGGACACGAACGCGTCACGCATGAAGGTGGGGGCCACGAGCAGGCGGCGATAGGCGGCGGTCGAGGACGCGCCGGTGAGCTCGTTGAAGATGCGCGCCACGTCGTCGCACACCTCGGGCTCGCACGTGAGCACGCCGACGTCCTCGTAGAGTCGGGCCGTTCCCGTGTGGTAGTTGCCGGTGCCCAGGTGGGCGTAGCGGCGAAGCTCTCCCCCCTCCTCGCGAATCACGAGCGCCGCCTTCACGTGGGTCTTCAGGCGCTCGACGCCGTAGGCGACGTGGACCCCCTCGTTCTCGAGGAACTGCCCCCAGGCGATGTTCGGGGCCTCGTCGAATCGCGCGGTGATCTCGACGAGCACGGCCACCTGCTTGCCCCGCCGCGCCGCCTCCGCGAGTGCGCGCACGATCGGGGAGTCCTTGCTCGTGCGGTAGATCGTGAGCTTGATCGCGAGCACGTCGGGATCGACCGCCGCCGACTCCAGGAAACGCAGCACGGAGGAGTCGAAGCTCTGGTAAGGGTGGTGGAGGAACACGTCTCCGCGGCGGATCTCGTCGAAGAACGCCTCCGGGCTCGCCGTCGCGAGCTCCGCGAGCCGCGGGTGCGCGACGGGACGGTGGGGCGGCAGGTGCAGGTCCGGGCGGTCCGACACGTCGAGTTGGAGGAGGTCGCTCAATCCCAGGAAGTGGCGCTGCACGAAGACGTCCTGGGGCCCGACCCGCAGCTGGGCGCAGAGCCAGTCGGCGAGCGCCTGCGGCATGCCGGGCTCGACCTGCAGCCGGACCACCCCCGCGAACTTCCTCGCCTTGAGATCGTCGGCGACCAGGCGGACGATGCGGCCGGGCTCGAGCAGGTCGTCGTCCAGGCCGACGTCGGCCCGACCGTCGCGCTCGCCCTCCGCTCCACGCGTCACGCGGAACAGGTGGACGCTCTCGGGGGGGTGCGACGGGAACACGAGGTCCAGGTTCGCCGCGATCACCTGCTCCAAGGGAACGAAACCCGCGCGGGGGAGAGGGATGAAGCGCGGTCGGTTGTTCGGCACCTTGACCCGAACGAACCGGGTGCGTGCGGTGCCCGGCTCCGGCAGCTGCACGGCGAGGTTGAGCCCGAGGTTGCTGATGAACGGAAAGGGGTGCTCGGCGTCGACCGCGAGCGGCGTCAGGATCGGCATCACCGACGCGACGAAGTATCGGCGCACGTGCTCGCGCGCCGAAGCGTCGAGCGCGTCGTGATCGTACAGCGGGATTCCGGCGTCCTCGAGCGCGGGACGCAACTCGTCGAGCACGCGCAGATCGAGCGTGGCGGTCTGGCGGAGGATCTCGTCGCGGCATGCCGCCAGCTCCTCCTCGGGGGTCCTGCCGTCGAGCGACCGGCGCCGCGAGCCCTTCTGCACGAGCTTCTTGAGGCCGCTGACGCGCTTCATGAAGAACTCGTCGTGGAGCATCCCCATGATCCCCGCGAACTTGACCCTCTCCAGCAGAGGCAGCTCGGGGTCTTCGACGAGCGCGAGCACGCGCGCGGCGAAAGCCAGCCAGCTCAACTCTCGATTGAAGTACGCTTCGGGCTGGTCGGGACCGATGCCGACCGGCGGCGCGTCCATCGCGGCTCTCCCTTGGCCCGTGGGCGGTTCGAAACACCTCGTGCCGAGGAGGATCCTGACGAATCGGTGTCGCGGGCGCCATGACGGAGGACAAGCTCTCCCAAGCGGTCGGACGGGCCCTGGAGGCCCGTCGCCTCGTCCTCGAGGGGTCGAGGGACGCCGCGGTGCGGCTGTTCGACGGTTTCCGCGAGGGCTGGCCCGGCCTCGTCGTCGATCTGTACGCACGGACGCTGGTCCTGTACGACCGCGATGCGTCCGAGGAACGGGCCGGCCGCGTGGCGGCGCTCGTCGCATCCCGGGTTCCCGGCGTGAGGGCGGCGATCCGCAAGGCCCGCCACGGCCGGGACCCCGCGGAGCGGAACGGGCTCCCGATCCCCGGGTTCGATGGGGCCCCCGACCGCGAGGTCGTCGAGCACGGCGTCCGGTACGCGATCGAGCTGACCCTCAACCGGGACGCGAGCTTCTACCTCGACACCCGCGAGCTGCGCCGGCTGCTGAAGGCGGAACTCGCCGGGGCGCGGGTGCTCAACGCCTTCGCCTACACCGGAAGCCTCGGGGTCGCCGCGCGCGCCGCTCCCGCCGCCGAGGTGATCCACCTCGACCGCACGCGCCGCTTTCTCGAGGTGGCGCGGGCGTCGTACGCCCTGAACGGCTTCGAGGTCCGCCGGCGCGATTTCCGGGCGCGCGACTTCTTCGTGGAGGCCGCCTCGCTCCGGCGCGAAGGGGCGCTGTTCGACGCCGTGATCGTCGACCCGCCGTTCTTCTCGACCGACGCGCGCGGGACCGTCGATCTCGAGCGGGGGATGGAGCGGCTGCTCAACAAGGTCCGGCCGCTCGTCGCCGACGGCGGCCGGATCTTCGCGGTGAACAACGGCCTGTTCGTCCCCGGCGCCGCGTACCTCGCCGCCCTCGAGGGAATCGGGCGCGACGGGTACGTGACCCTCGAGTCGATCGTGCCGGTTCCCGACGACGTCCTCGGCCCCGCGCGGTCCGGCCCGGTCCCGTACCCCGCCGATCCCGCGCCCTTCGCGCACCCGACGAAGATCGCGGTCCTCCGCGTCCGGCGGAAGGACGCGCGGGGGGCGGGACGGACGTAGACTCCGGCCCCGGGGTCGCGTTCCCGGCGGGCAAGGCGATGCTCGATCGGGCGGCGAGGTCGGGCCCTCCCAATCCAATCCGGCGAAACGCGGTATATAACAAGGCTCTCGAGGAGCCCCCCGTGAGTCGTTCCCGATCTTCCGCGGCGTCCGCCGCCCGCGATGCCGCACCCGCCCGCGCCGCGCGCGTGGACGGAGTGACCCTCCTCTACGGGGCCGGGATCCTCTTCGGCGCCATGCTGCTGTTCCTCGTCCAGCCGATGGCGGCGAAGATGCTCCTCCCTTCGCTCGGGGGTAGCCCCGCCGTGTGGAACACGGCAATGGTCTTCTTCCAGGTCGCGTTGCTCGCGGGGTACGCCTACGCGCACCTGCTCGCGCGGCGGCTCTCGTGGGGCACCCAGGTCGCGGTGCACGCCGTCGTCCTCCTCGCGCCGCTCGCCTTCCTCCCCATGCGGATCGGCCAGACTCCCCCCGCGGACGGCGCCTCGCCGGCGTTCTGGGTGCTCGGGGCGCTGACGCTCTCGATCGGCGCCCCGTTCGTGGTGGTGTCGACGACCGGCCCGCTCCTCCAGCGCTGGTACGCGGCGAGCGGATCGGCCCGCTCTGAGGATCCGTATTTCCTGTACGCGGCGAGCAATCTCGGGAGTCTCGGGTCGCTTCTCGCGTATCCGCTGTTCCTCGAGCCTCGCCTGGCGGTCGCGACCGGCGGCTGGGCGAGCCAGACCGGGCTGTGGGCGATCGGCTACGTCGTCTACGTCGTCCTGGTGGGGGCGTGCGGCGCGGTGTTGTGGCGGGCGCGCCGCGGCGAAGCGCCGGCGGTCCCCGCGCCCGTCGCGGGGGTCACGGCCCGGGAGGACCTCAAGACGAGGGCGACGTGGGTCGGGCTCGCGTTCATCCCCTCGAGCCTCATGCTCGGGACGACCCTCACGCTCTCCACCGACGTCGCCGCGGTGCCGCTGCTGTGGGTGCTGCCCCTTGCCGTCTACCTCGCGACGTTCGTCGTCGCGTTCTCGTCGTGGGGCCCCGCGGCCACGCAGGCGTCGCGGTGGGCGCTCCCGCCGCTCGTGCTCGTGCTCGTCTGGACGATGTGGACCACGGCCCGCCCCGATCCGACCGTCGGGGTCCCGCTGTTCCTCGGGGTGCTCGCGGCCGCCGGGCTCGCCGTCCACGGTCGCCTGGCCGCGATGCGGCCGCCGGTCGAGCGGCTCACGGGGTATTACCTGTGGATCTCGGTCGGCGGCGCGCTCGGCGGGATCTTCTGCGCCCTGGTGGCGCCGATGATCTTCACCTCGGTCGTCGAGTACCCGATCGCCCTGGGGGCCGCCTGCCTCGCGCTTCCCGGCGCCGCGGCGCGCGGGCGCGGCGTCGAGCGCCGCGCCCGCGTGATCGACCTCGTGGCTCCGGCGCTCCTCGCGATCGCGCTGGCGTTCGCGATCCTGCCGTTCCTGAAGGAGATCACCGGGGACCTGGTCTCGCACATGCGCAACGTGGCCCTGTTCGCGATCCTCGCGGCGGCGGCGTTCGTGCTGCGCCCGGTGCGGTTCGGGCTCGCCGTGTTCGTGTTGGTCTTCATCGGGCAGACCTGGCGCACGAGCGTGGGCGACATCGAATATTCGGCCCGGACGTTCTTCGGCGTGATGCGCATCACGAAGGTGAACGGCATCGACTTCGAGGTGAAGAGCGGACCCGAGGCGGGACTCAAGGCGAACATCCCGTTCCACACGCTCTACCACGGCACGACGCTGCACGGCGCACAGCTCATGCACCCGCAGCTGCGTTACCGCGCGACGACCTACTTCCACGTCAAGGGGCCGCTCGGGCACGTGTTCCGCACGTACCGCCGGCAGTCCATCCTCGACGAGGTCGTGGTGGTGGGCCTTGGAGTCGGCTCGATCGGGGCGTACGCCGAGCGCGGCCAGCGCTTCCGGTTCTACGACATCGACCCGGAAGTGATCACGATCGCGCGGAACCCCGAGTGGTTCACCTACCTGCGCGACGCGGAGGCGCGCGGCGCGAAGATCGAGACGGCCGCGGGGGACGGTCGCAAGCTCCTCGAGCGGGAGCCCGACGGCAGCATCGGCCTGTTGATCATGGACGCCTTCAGCTCCGACGCTCCGCCGCTGCATCTCATGACGCGGGAGGCGATGGACGTCTACTTCCGCAAGCTCCGCCCGGACGGCGTGCTCGCGGTGAACGTCAGCGTGGAGCACTTCGACTTCGTGCCCGTCCTGGCGGAGATCGCGGCGGCGACCGGGCGCACCGGGCTGTTCTGGTTCGACCTCGCCCAGCTCTCCGAGCAGGACCGCGTGGACGGAAGGTCCTCCGCGCGCTGGGTCGTGCTGGCCGAAAAGCCGGCGGTGCTCACCCCCCTGATGCTCGGCGGCGGCGGCTGGCAGCCCCTCGAGGGGTTCCGCGAGCCCGCGCGTTCGCGCGAGCTTCTCTGGACCGACGACTTCGCCAGCCCGCTCTCGATCCTCCGCCGCGGGTAGGAAACCGGGACCGTCGCCCGCGTCCGCTAGTCGGCGAGGGTGCTCAGGTCGCCGGGATCCTCGCCGAGGGCCTTGGCCTTGAGGTACCGCCGGACGATCTTCCCCGAGCGGGTCTTGGGAAGCGCTTGGATGACCTCGATCTCGCTCGGTTGCGCGATCGGCCCGAGATCCTCGCGCACGTGGTCCTTGATCGAGGCGCGGACGCCGGTCCCGAGCTTCACGCCGGGGCGGAGCACGACGTACGCCTTGATCCGTTCTCCCTTGAGCTCGTCGGGCAGACCGATGACCGCGCTTTCCGCGACCGCGGGATGCCGGAGCAGCGACGACTCCACGTCGGCGGTCGAGATGCGGTGCCCTGCGACGTTCATGACGTCGTCGGCGCGGCCCAGCACCGCGAAGTAGCCGTCCGCGTCGCGCACCGCGACGTCCCCCGCGCTGTAGCAGCCGGGGATCTGCTTCCAGTACTCCGCGTAGCGGTCGGGGTCGTTCCAGACCGTGCGCATCATGTAAGGGAGCGGGTCGCGGATCACGAGCAGGCCGCCGCTTCCCGCGGGCACGGGGGCGCCCTCTTTCGAGACGACCTCGGCCCGCACCCCGGGCATCGCCTTGCCGACCTTCCCCAGGCGCGCCTCGTAGGTGGGGAGCGTCCCCAGCACCGGTCCGGCGATCTCGGTCTGCCACCAGTTGTCGACGACCATGCCCCCCGACTGCGACACGAGGTGCTTCTGCGCCCAGCGGTGCGCCTCGGGGTTCAGCGGCTCCCCCGCGCAGGCGATCAGCCGCAGGCGCGAGAGGTCGAACTTCGCGGGGACGTCGCCGCCGTGGCTCATCCACATGCGCAGCGCCGTGGGGGCGGTGAACATCACGTTCACGCCGAACCGCTCGACCAGCTCCCAGGTCACCTCGGGGGTGGGGTAGTCGGGGACGCCCTCGCGGCAGAGGATCGTCGCGCCGACGGACAGCGGCCCGTAGACGATGAAGGAGTGGCCGACGATCCAGCCGATGTCCGAGGTGCTCCAGTAGATGTCGCGCTCGCCGATCTGGTAGAAGGCCCGGCTGAGGTAGGTCACCCCGACCATGTATCCGCCGGTGGCGTGCACGACCCCTTTGGGCTTCCCGGTCGTCCCCGACGTGTAGAGGATGAACAGCGGGTGCTCGGCGTCCACCATCGCCGGCTCGCAATGGATCGCGCGCGGCTGCTGCACGTCGTAGTAATCGTGTTCGCGCTCGCTGTCGAACTTGAACGGCGGGTCGCCGGGGCGCGAGCCGCGGCGGTGCACGATGACGTGCTCGACGTCGATCAGGTCGCGGACGGCGTCGTCCACGATCCGTTTCAGGTCGATCGCCTTCCCGCGGCGGTAGGTGTAGTCGGAGCAGACGACGACCTTCGCCCCCGCGTCGACGATGCGGGAGCGAAGCGCCTCCTTCCCCATTCCGGCGTAGACGACCGAGTGGATCGCGCCGATGCGCGCGCACGCGAGCATCGTGACGATCCCCTCGGGCACGAGCGGCATGTAGACGATCACGCGATCGCCCATGCCGACGCCGAGATCCTTGAGGGCGTTCGCGAAGCGGTTCACCTCACGGTAGAGCCGGGCGTAGGTGTAGGCGTGCTCCTCCCCGTTCTCACCGACCCAGAGGATCGCCGCCTTGTTGCGGCGCTCGCTGTGCGCGTGCCGGTCGATGCAGTTGACGGTCGCGTTGAGCTTGCCGCCGACGAACCATTCGTGTT
This portion of the Candidatus Polarisedimenticolaceae bacterium genome encodes:
- a CDS encoding endonuclease/exonuclease/phosphatase family protein; amino-acid sequence: MRLRVLTYNIHRAIGVDRRFRLDRIAEIVAHHDPDVAILQEVDDGAPRSGHINLAAELALLLGYPHLAVGHNVRLRQGRYGNATLSRHPIVRERNIDLTIGGRKRRGCLHATIRVLPTHGAPRDVEVFNLHLGLSARERDLQVAALAHAREFSALDPQRPCVLAGDFNDWRNLLRAAFVSVLGMRCATERAPDGRRCLRTYPSFSPTGGLDRVYVRGPLRVLAARTCRLRASRVASDHLPVIVDLGWTAAAGARVLD
- the ppk1 gene encoding polyphosphate kinase 1, which translates into the protein MDAPPVGIGPDQPEAYFNRELSWLAFAARVLALVEDPELPLLERVKFAGIMGMLHDEFFMKRVSGLKKLVQKGSRRRSLDGRTPEEELAACRDEILRQTATLDLRVLDELRPALEDAGIPLYDHDALDASAREHVRRYFVASVMPILTPLAVDAEHPFPFISNLGLNLAVQLPEPGTARTRFVRVKVPNNRPRFIPLPRAGFVPLEQVIAANLDLVFPSHPPESVHLFRVTRGAEGERDGRADVGLDDDLLEPGRIVRLVADDLKARKFAGVVRLQVEPGMPQALADWLCAQLRVGPQDVFVQRHFLGLSDLLQLDVSDRPDLHLPPHRPVAHPRLAELATASPEAFFDEIRRGDVFLHHPYQSFDSSVLRFLESAAVDPDVLAIKLTIYRTSKDSPIVRALAEAARRGKQVAVLVEITARFDEAPNIAWGQFLENEGVHVAYGVERLKTHVKAALVIREEGGELRRYAHLGTGNYHTGTARLYEDVGVLTCEPEVCDDVARIFNELTGASSTAAYRRLLVAPTFMRDAFVSRMRREAEHARAGRPSGIFAKLNQLQDREVMRELYATSRAGVPIDLVVRGLCCLRPGVPGLSETVRVWSVVGRFLEHSRIYRFENGGDPEYLIGSADWMKRNLENRVETIVPLADPEVRREVEAIIETYRRDNASAWDCRPDGSYVRRRPAAGETRIAVQDALAARARDRRSAGPGIPIPAV
- a CDS encoding class I SAM-dependent methyltransferase; amino-acid sequence: MTEDKLSQAVGRALEARRLVLEGSRDAAVRLFDGFREGWPGLVVDLYARTLVLYDRDASEERAGRVAALVASRVPGVRAAIRKARHGRDPAERNGLPIPGFDGAPDREVVEHGVRYAIELTLNRDASFYLDTRELRRLLKAELAGARVLNAFAYTGSLGVAARAAPAAEVIHLDRTRRFLEVARASYALNGFEVRRRDFRARDFFVEAASLRREGALFDAVIVDPPFFSTDARGTVDLERGMERLLNKVRPLVADGGRIFAVNNGLFVPGAAYLAALEGIGRDGYVTLESIVPVPDDVLGPARSGPVPYPADPAPFAHPTKIAVLRVRRKDARGAGRT
- the acs gene encoding acetate--CoA ligase; protein product: MAETQDDVRLDLTGSQRATIDALAKGGETIQPPESLLKGAAIDYDAERALAAGDLRVFWARKAALLEWAEPWKEVLRWDAPKHEWFVGGKLNATVNCIDRHAHSERRNKAAILWVGENGEEHAYTYARLYREVNRFANALKDLGVGMGDRVIVYMPLVPEGIVTMLACARIGAIHSVVYAGMGKEALRSRIVDAGAKVVVCSDYTYRRGKAIDLKRIVDDAVRDLIDVEHVIVHRRGSRPGDPPFKFDSEREHDYYDVQQPRAIHCEPAMVDAEHPLFILYTSGTTGKPKGVVHATGGYMVGVTYLSRAFYQIGERDIYWSTSDIGWIVGHSFIVYGPLSVGATILCREGVPDYPTPEVTWELVERFGVNVMFTAPTALRMWMSHGGDVPAKFDLSRLRLIACAGEPLNPEAHRWAQKHLVSQSGGMVVDNWWQTEIAGPVLGTLPTYEARLGKVGKAMPGVRAEVVSKEGAPVPAGSGGLLVIRDPLPYMMRTVWNDPDRYAEYWKQIPGCYSAGDVAVRDADGYFAVLGRADDVMNVAGHRISTADVESSLLRHPAVAESAVIGLPDELKGERIKAYVVLRPGVKLGTGVRASIKDHVREDLGPIAQPSEIEVIQALPKTRSGKIVRRYLKAKALGEDPGDLSTLAD